Proteins from one Deltaproteobacteria bacterium genomic window:
- the rsxC gene encoding electron transport complex subunit RsxC, translating into MSLKTFNHGIHPSYNKELTQSKKIEKASLPSKVVIPLQQHIGAPCKPLVKKGDTVAEGQKIGETTTFVTAPVHSSISGKVKEIERLPYPGGGKVLSVIIEGDGTVKDWGSGDTDIELESLAKEDLRNIIREAGIVGMGGAAFPTHVKLSPPKGKRIDSFILNGCECEPYLTSDHRLMLEEPEKVLWGMKAMMKAVGVENGFIGIEENKSDAIDALERVTRGSNIKVVALKTKYPQGAEKMLVKAVIDRKVPVGKLPMDVGCVVNNVGTAFAVYEAVKYKKPLIERVITVSGNGVREPKNLLVRIGTSFEDVLNQCGGITGEGEKEVLNGGPMMGIAQTTLEAPVIKGTSGITVLTGKEIKPFKYDPCIRCASCVEVCPVNLMPYKLGDLGRLYRLDEFKAWGGMVCIECGCCSYTCPSKRPLLHWIRVGKVKIREREKV; encoded by the coding sequence ATGAGTTTAAAGACATTTAATCACGGCATACATCCTTCTTATAATAAAGAGTTAACTCAAAGCAAAAAGATAGAGAAGGCATCCCTTCCATCTAAGGTTGTCATCCCTCTTCAACAGCACATTGGCGCCCCTTGCAAGCCGCTTGTTAAAAAGGGAGATACGGTAGCAGAGGGGCAGAAGATAGGCGAGACAACCACCTTTGTTACCGCCCCTGTCCATTCTTCAATCTCAGGAAAGGTTAAGGAAATAGAAAGACTCCCATATCCCGGCGGCGGCAAGGTCTTGTCTGTCATAATAGAAGGAGACGGGACAGTAAAGGATTGGGGGAGCGGGGACACAGACATTGAGCTTGAATCGCTCGCAAAGGAAGATCTAAGGAATATTATAAGAGAGGCCGGGATTGTAGGCATGGGCGGGGCTGCATTCCCTACGCATGTGAAATTAAGCCCGCCAAAGGGAAAAAGGATAGATAGCTTCATCCTCAATGGATGTGAGTGCGAGCCGTATCTGACATCCGATCATAGGCTGATGCTTGAAGAGCCTGAAAAGGTCTTGTGGGGTATGAAGGCCATGATGAAGGCAGTAGGGGTTGAGAACGGCTTTATAGGCATAGAGGAAAATAAATCTGATGCAATAGATGCCCTTGAGAGAGTAACCAGAGGCAGCAATATAAAGGTTGTTGCATTGAAAACAAAGTATCCGCAGGGCGCTGAAAAGATGCTTGTAAAGGCCGTTATAGACAGGAAGGTGCCTGTCGGCAAGCTCCCCATGGATGTGGGCTGTGTGGTAAACAATGTCGGGACAGCGTTTGCTGTTTATGAGGCAGTCAAATACAAGAAGCCTTTGATTGAAAGGGTTATAACTGTAAGCGGAAACGGTGTAAGAGAGCCGAAGAACCTCCTTGTCCGGATAGGGACAAGCTTTGAAGATGTTTTAAACCAGTGCGGCGGGATAACAGGGGAAGGCGAAAAAGAGGTTTTAAACGGCGGCCCGATGATGGGGATTGCCCAGACAACCCTTGAAGCGCCTGTAATAAAAGGCACATCAGGCATAACAGTCCTAACGGGTAAAGAGATAAAGCCGTTTAAATACGATCCGTGCATAAGATGCGCAAGCTGTGTTGAAGTTTGTCCTGTAAACCTCATGCCGTATAAGTTAGGCGATTTAGGGCGGCTTTACAGACTGGATGAATTCAAGGCATGGGGCGGCATGGTCTGCATAGAATGCGGCTGCTGCTCTTATACATGCCCCTCTAAAAGGCCGCTCCTGCACTGGATACGGGTAGGAAAGGTTAAGATAAGGGAGAGGGAGAAGGTGTAA
- a CDS encoding RnfABCDGE type electron transport complex subunit D — MERNNLKAMEEKTADKPQEKLAQEKQIERLIVSSSPHFLRDEDIPKIMHAVILALLPAVAASVYFFGFRALMLIIVSAVSCLITEYACQKIRKKPVTIRDGSAAITGILMALTLPPSFPYYGAVLGSIFAVGVGKQLFGGIGYNIFNPALLGRVFLQATYPVMITTWSEPLSKAAKAGVDAVSAATPLALMKFEGKWTSHLDLFFGNTPGSIGETSALAILMGGLYLRYRGYINWKMPLGYLGSMAFLGGIFWLINPSKYPDPLFHILAGGAMLGAWFMVTDMVTSPVTPLGQWIFVICGGFLAIIIRLFGGLPEGVMYSILLMNAFVPLLNKHTRPRFFGEGSKV, encoded by the coding sequence ATGGAGCGTAATAATTTAAAAGCTATGGAAGAGAAAACAGCAGATAAACCGCAAGAAAAATTGGCTCAGGAAAAACAAATAGAGCGACTTATTGTATCCTCTTCTCCCCATTTTCTGAGGGATGAGGATATCCCAAAGATTATGCATGCTGTCATTTTAGCGCTCTTACCTGCTGTGGCTGCAAGCGTATATTTCTTTGGCTTTAGGGCGCTCATGCTTATAATCGTATCTGCCGTGTCATGCCTTATTACAGAGTATGCCTGCCAGAAGATAAGAAAAAAGCCTGTAACAATTAGAGACGGCAGCGCGGCTATCACAGGCATTCTCATGGCTTTGACCCTGCCGCCGAGTTTTCCTTATTATGGGGCTGTTCTGGGTTCAATATTTGCCGTAGGCGTCGGTAAACAGCTTTTCGGCGGAATAGGCTACAATATATTTAATCCCGCGCTCCTCGGAAGGGTATTTTTACAGGCAACATATCCTGTAATGATAACCACATGGAGCGAGCCGCTTTCTAAGGCTGCAAAGGCAGGTGTGGATGCCGTGTCTGCGGCAACACCGCTGGCGCTTATGAAATTTGAAGGTAAGTGGACATCGCATCTTGACCTTTTCTTCGGCAATACACCTGGTTCTATTGGAGAGACATCTGCGCTTGCAATACTTATGGGCGGGCTTTATCTCCGATACAGGGGTTATATAAACTGGAAGATGCCTCTGGGCTATCTTGGCTCAATGGCATTTTTAGGCGGGATATTCTGGCTTATAAACCCTTCAAAGTATCCTGATCCGCTCTTCCATATCCTTGCAGGCGGGGCAATGCTCGGCGCATGGTTTATGGTGACAGATATGGTGACATCGCCGGTAACGCCGCTTGGACAATGGATATTTGTGATATGCGGGGGGTTCCTCGCTATTATCATCCGTTTATTCGGCGGCCTTCCTGAGGGAGTGATGTATTCCATACTTTTGATGAATGCCTTTGTGCCGTTATTAAATAAACATACAAGGCCGCGATTTTTCGGAGAGGGAAGTAAGGTGTAA